ATAACAGATTTAATTGTAGGAGACCCCTATTCTTTTCCTCATCCAGTAAGATTTATTGGAAAACTTATAAATCTTATCCAAGGAATAATAAGGAAGGTCTCTAAAAATGAAAAACAGTTAAGAATTGGTGGTTTCATATTATGGTTTGCAACTGTTGGAATAACTTACTTAGTAACTTATTTTATAGTGAAGCTATGTAGTTTTAATGTATTATTAAGTATCGTAGTAAATGGGTTCATAATTTATACGACGTTAGCAACAAAATGTTTAAAAGATGAAGCTGTAAAAATTTATGATGTATTAAAGACTGGAGATATAGAGAAATCCAGAGTTCAATTATCTTATATAGTGGGTAGAGATACAACTAATTTAAGTGAGCCTGAAATAATAAGAGCAACTGTAGAAACTGTGGCAGAAAACACAGTAGATGGTATAATCGCACCTATGCTTTATGCATTTATTGGAGGAGCACCACTTGCTATGGCGTATAAAGCTATAAACACTCTTGATTCAACTGTTGGATATAAGAATGAAAAATACAAAGATATTGGTTTTGCTTCTGCTAAAATTGATGATATAGCTAATTATATACCAGCGAGAATATCTGTTATTCTGATGACAGTAGGGAGCTTTCTTCTAGGTTATAACTATAAGAATTGTTTTAAAATTTCTATCAGAGATAGAAAAAATCATAAAAGTCCAAATTGTGCTTTTTCAGAAGGAGCAGTATCAGGAGCCTTAGGGATTCAACTAGGAGGAACTAATGTTTATTCTGGGCAAAAAGTATACAAGCCAACAATAGGAGATAAAACCAGAGAGATAGACAGAGAAGATATAATTAAAACAAATAAAATTATGTATGCCTCTTCATTGACCTCTATATTAGCATTTACGTTGATGTCTGTGGTATGTAGGATGATTTTTATTAACAATTAATTGTGTACTAATTTAAGGGGGATGTAGATGAAAGATTTGGGGCATGGTGCTAATGTAGATGAGATGGCAAAATTGTATGGGAAAGACCCAAAAGAAATAATAGATTTTAGTTCAAATATAAATCCAAAAGTTTTGCCAAATTTAGAAAAATATATTTTAAGAGGGTTAGATGAATGTAGGAATTATCCAGATATAAATTATACAAACTTGAGAAAAAACATCTCAAAATATATAAATATAAATCCAAACTTTATAATACCTGGAAATGGAGCAACAGAGATAATTTATTTGCTGATGAAGAGTATTAAAAAAAGATTGGCTATAATAAACCCTACTTTTTCAGAGTATAGAAGAAGTGCCAA
This sequence is a window from Clostridioides difficile. Protein-coding genes within it:
- the cbiB gene encoding adenosylcobinamide-phosphate synthase CbiB gives rise to the protein MNILSIYIGYITDLIVGDPYSFPHPVRFIGKLINLIQGIIRKVSKNEKQLRIGGFILWFATVGITYLVTYFIVKLCSFNVLLSIVVNGFIIYTTLATKCLKDEAVKIYDVLKTGDIEKSRVQLSYIVGRDTTNLSEPEIIRATVETVAENTVDGIIAPMLYAFIGGAPLAMAYKAINTLDSTVGYKNEKYKDIGFASAKIDDIANYIPARISVILMTVGSFLLGYNYKNCFKISIRDRKNHKSPNCAFSEGAVSGALGIQLGGTNVYSGQKVYKPTIGDKTREIDREDIIKTNKIMYASSLTSILAFTLMSVVCRMIFINN